The Puntigrus tetrazona isolate hp1 chromosome 3, ASM1883169v1, whole genome shotgun sequence genome contains a region encoding:
- the pbx4 gene encoding LOW QUALITY PROTEIN: pre-B-cell leukemia transcription factor 4 (The sequence of the model RefSeq protein was modified relative to this genomic sequence to represent the inferred CDS: inserted 2 bases in 1 codon): MDEQTRMLAGMGGLGGLSQADVGDPDSVRKQQSLGQPQQDIGDILQQIMAITDESLDEAQARKHALNCHRMKPALFSVLCEIKEKTVLSIRGVQEEDPPDPQIMRLDNMLLAEGVSGPEKGGGSAXAAAAAAAAGGSPNDGSIEHSDYRAKLAQIRQIYHSELEKYEQACSEFTNHVMNLLREQSRTRPISPKEIERMVAIIHRKFSSIQMQLKQSTCEAVMILRSRFLDARRKRRNFNKQATEVLNEYFYSHLSNPYPSEEAKEELAKKCGITVSQVSNWFGNKRIRYKKNIGKFQEEANLYAVKTAVDAANVSAQASQANSPATPNSGGYPAPCYTPDGRL, translated from the exons ATGGATGAGCAGACGCGAATGCTGGCCGGCATGGGCGGACTCGGCGGACTCTCTCAGGCCGACGTGGGTGACCCCGATTCGGTTCGGAAGCAGCAGTCCCTCGGTCAGCCGCAGCAAGACATAGGGGATATTCTCCAGCAGATCATGGCCATCACCGACGAGAGCCTCGACGAAGCCCAGGCGAG AAAACACGCACTGAACTGCCACAGGATGAAGCCGGCTCTCTTCAGCGTTTTATGCGAGATCAAAGAGAAAACTG TGCTGAGCATCAGAGGTGTACAGGAGGAGGACCCTCCAGACCCCCAGATCATGCGTCTGGATAACATGCTGCTGGCCGAGGGAGTGTCCGGGCCCGAGAAGGGCGGCGGATCGGC CGCGGCGGCAGCAGCGGCGGCTGCCGGAGGATCACCCAACGACGGCAGCATCGAGCACTCCGACTATAGAGCCAAACTTGCGCAGATCCGCCAGATCTACCACTCTGAACTAGAGAAATACGAACAG GCTTGCAGCGAGTTCACCAATCACGTGATGAACCTGCTGAGGGAACAGTCCCGTACACGGCCTATCTCGCCCAAAGAGATTGAGCGCATGGTGGCCATCATCCACCGCAAGTTCAGCTCCATCCAGATGCAGCTCAAGCAGAGCACCTGTGAGGCCGTCATGATCCTTCGCTCTCGCTTCCTCGATGCcag ACGTAAGAGACGCAACTTTAATAAGcaagccacagaggtgctgaaTGAGTACTTCTACTCTCACCTCTCCAACCCTTACCCCAGCGAGGAAGCCAAGGAAGAGTTGGCCAAGAAATGTGGGATCACTGTCTCTCAG GTCTCGAATTGGTTTGGCAACAAGAGAATTCGGTACAAGAAGAACATTGGTAAGTTCCAGGAGGAAGCAAACCTGTACGCCGTTAAAACAGCCGTGGACGCTGCCAATGTGTCGGCACAGGCCAGCCAGGCAAACTCTCCAGCAACACCCAACTCAG